The Prochlorococcus sp. MIT 1300 genome has a window encoding:
- the aroQ gene encoding type II 3-dehydroquinate dehydratase, which translates to MNLLLINGPNLNLLGQREPSFYGTTTLVDIEQQLRAKAEAEGVSLDCFQSNFEGALIDRIQESMGVVSGILINAGAFTHTSIALRDALLGSAIPYVELHLSNTYSREPFRQNSYLADHAVGVITGFGAFSYLLALDGLMAYLRRTQSA; encoded by the coding sequence ATGAATCTACTGCTGATAAATGGACCTAATTTGAATTTGCTTGGTCAACGAGAACCTTCGTTCTATGGGACTACTACTCTCGTAGATATAGAACAGCAACTACGAGCCAAGGCAGAGGCAGAAGGAGTGTCTCTTGATTGTTTTCAGAGCAATTTTGAGGGAGCTTTGATTGATCGCATACAAGAGTCGATGGGAGTGGTTTCCGGAATTTTGATTAATGCAGGTGCATTTACTCATACTTCAATAGCATTGCGCGATGCCTTGTTGGGAAGCGCGATCCCTTATGTGGAGTTGCATTTGAGTAATACATATTCACGTGAGCCTTTTCGCCAGAATTCTTATCTGGCAGATCATGCTGTTGGTGTGATTACGGGGTTTGGGGCATTCAGCTACCTACTCGCGTTGGATGGTTTGATGGCTTATTTGCGGAGAACTCAATCGGCCTGA
- a CDS encoding thermonuclease family protein: MTNDMKTHALLLVLVIVLAPPALAQTTITIDRCYDGDTCTSTEGEKIRLACIDTPELRGKRADPVPAKAARDYLNGLVAGEEVSIRRITKDRYGRTVAELSKDGINIQERLVDKGFASVYQRYADQCTWSKNIN; encoded by the coding sequence ATGACTAACGACATGAAGACTCATGCTCTACTCCTGGTTCTCGTCATAGTTCTGGCACCTCCAGCCTTAGCTCAAACCACCATCACAATTGATCGCTGCTACGACGGTGATACCTGCACTAGTACTGAAGGCGAGAAGATCCGACTGGCTTGTATTGATACCCCAGAGTTACGAGGAAAAAGAGCTGATCCAGTACCCGCTAAAGCCGCCAGGGACTACCTCAATGGGTTAGTAGCTGGAGAGGAGGTCTCAATCAGAAGGATTACGAAGGATAGATATGGCAGAACAGTGGCTGAACTTTCCAAAGATGGGATCAATATCCAAGAACGACTGGTTGATAAAGGATTCGCGAGTGTCTATCAGAGATATGCAGATCAATGCACTTGGTCGAAAAATATAAATTGA
- a CDS encoding site-specific integrase translates to MATIRKSGQGWQALIRKKDYLGPKTKTFPSKSQAQLWANAVESSLQISTQLTDRAPKIFQEAIDLYVQGPLQSHRSGHNEQYPLQAMANHWIGGVLISELSIRHLALWRDERLLKVKPNTVMRELRIVRVLLDWARDELGCDLKSNPARALKVRGASDARFPFITPKQKQQLLLELAKSKNPNHKRLTQLALTTGMRRCELLAMKWTDLDLTRGLVHLNRKDCAAQGLSSSHRLVPLSPKSVALLKHYPQTSANVIELSIGAARHGFDRARKAAGLTELRFHDLRHIAISSMWADGMNALQISEASGHKDLSMLMRYSHYALGYGG, encoded by the coding sequence ATGGCAACCATTCGAAAAAGCGGACAAGGCTGGCAAGCCCTAATTCGAAAGAAAGATTATTTAGGCCCAAAAACTAAAACGTTTCCTTCCAAAAGTCAGGCTCAATTGTGGGCAAATGCCGTTGAATCGTCCCTACAAATATCAACTCAATTAACAGATCGTGCACCCAAAATCTTTCAAGAAGCGATTGATCTGTATGTCCAAGGTCCGTTGCAATCCCATCGCAGTGGCCATAACGAGCAATACCCACTCCAAGCAATGGCCAATCATTGGATCGGAGGCGTCCTGATCAGTGAACTTTCGATCCGGCATTTGGCCCTGTGGCGAGATGAACGCTTACTCAAAGTCAAGCCCAACACCGTCATGCGAGAACTCAGGATCGTACGAGTTCTTTTGGATTGGGCCAGAGATGAACTGGGCTGTGACCTAAAGAGCAATCCAGCACGAGCGTTAAAAGTCAGAGGCGCCAGTGATGCCAGGTTCCCTTTCATCACACCAAAGCAAAAACAGCAATTACTCCTTGAATTAGCAAAATCCAAAAACCCCAATCACAAACGACTCACCCAATTGGCATTGACGACAGGTATGAGGCGTTGTGAATTGTTGGCGATGAAATGGACAGATCTTGATCTCACTCGAGGCTTGGTTCACCTAAACCGAAAAGACTGTGCAGCCCAAGGGCTTTCAAGCAGTCATCGCTTAGTTCCCTTATCACCCAAGTCAGTTGCGCTGCTCAAGCACTATCCACAAACCAGCGCGAATGTCATTGAACTCAGTATTGGAGCAGCTCGTCACGGTTTTGATCGCGCCCGCAAAGCCGCTGGTCTGACTGAACTGAGGTTTCATGACCTACGCCATATCGCAATTAGCAGCATGTGGGCCGATGGAATGAATGCTCTGCAGATCTCAGAGGCCAGTGGCCACAAAGATCTAAGTATGTTGATGCGCTACAGCCATTACGCTTTGGGGTATGGGGGTTAA
- a CDS encoding PrsW family intramembrane metalloprotease, giving the protein MVDSDSKKKVLNSKVSTNIIVDFIDSLSTIVGGNGLGGFNFKKIIKGINKDHSEEELEASLIVGTKTTTPPIDKISTEYPEPWIFSKLLSGSIILFYGFFLAYTQFDNINLVPGLIITGSFAVPVSTVILFFEINILKNIPLYQVIRLIFFGGLLSLFLALIFFSNTGFLESSLGASIAGIIEEPAKLMALILLARNSKKYPYILNGLLLGASVGCGFAAFESAGYALAFGISDIDSMIRVIQIRGVLSPFAHIAWTAVAGAALWRLQQGNEFSFRLLSRKQFYIPFGVVIFCHAIWNSHSNIPFMGKYIICGFISWILILSFVHLGLEQIEDVKSGKINCL; this is encoded by the coding sequence ATGGTTGACAGTGACTCTAAAAAAAAGGTTTTAAATTCAAAGGTTTCAACAAACATTATAGTTGATTTTATCGATAGTCTTTCGACAATTGTAGGAGGAAATGGTTTGGGAGGTTTTAACTTTAAGAAAATTATAAAAGGGATAAATAAAGACCATAGTGAAGAAGAACTTGAAGCATCTCTAATTGTAGGGACAAAAACTACAACACCTCCTATAGATAAAATAAGTACAGAATACCCAGAGCCATGGATATTCTCAAAATTACTATCTGGCTCAATTATTCTTTTTTATGGTTTCTTCCTTGCTTATACTCAATTCGACAATATAAATTTAGTTCCAGGTCTAATTATAACTGGTTCATTTGCTGTTCCCGTTTCAACAGTAATTCTATTTTTCGAGATAAACATACTTAAAAATATACCGTTATATCAAGTAATTAGGCTCATATTTTTTGGAGGTCTTTTATCTCTATTCCTAGCACTTATCTTTTTCTCGAATACTGGTTTTCTAGAGTCATCCCTAGGCGCATCAATAGCAGGAATTATTGAAGAACCTGCAAAATTAATGGCTTTAATTTTGTTGGCCAGGAATAGCAAAAAATATCCATATATTTTGAATGGGCTATTGTTGGGAGCGTCTGTGGGCTGTGGTTTTGCAGCATTTGAATCTGCAGGATATGCTCTTGCCTTTGGCATTTCAGATATAGATTCAATGATTAGAGTCATACAAATACGTGGGGTTCTCTCTCCATTTGCGCATATTGCCTGGACAGCTGTTGCTGGCGCAGCCTTATGGAGATTACAACAAGGAAATGAATTTTCGTTTCGTTTATTGTCTAGGAAACAATTCTATATTCCTTTTGGAGTAGTAATTTTTTGCCATGCAATTTGGAATTCACACTCTAATATTCCATTCATGGGTAAATATATTATTTGTGGTTTTATATCCTGGATACTAATACTTTCTTTTGTACATTTGGGTTTAGAGCAGATCGAAGATGTCAAATCAGGGAAGATAAATTGCTTATAG
- a CDS encoding uridine kinase, with amino-acid sequence MIPNTPWSQPIEPQIYFPTIPYNKLLESLDWANHIEWLNYWLKYGGVNLAASAWPVGTKKDWAWGLGLPFLSDVQRFIFKEERILFGISGLPGCGKTSFGRWLEASASELKWPLKVISMDDFYLDSEGLDKAMAGNPWNVPRALPGSHSIDLLEETIENWKSIGHLKAPKFDKALRNGLGDRCGWSYSAPQVLVIEGWFLGCGLSDLKSNSLEDNSIETTSLSSQELDYQYIVQSALKDYQSIWSNFQRIWHIKAIDFTSTRMWKSQQEIDLQKERGASISGKSLDLFIRMIETAIPQKDLQSIKSDVTAELNSSRSIRWVGQSKDLSTRGK; translated from the coding sequence ATGATTCCTAATACCCCTTGGTCTCAGCCAATCGAGCCACAGATTTACTTTCCTACAATCCCCTATAACAAGCTGCTAGAAAGTTTAGATTGGGCAAATCATATTGAATGGTTAAATTACTGGCTCAAATACGGGGGGGTAAATCTTGCGGCTTCGGCATGGCCAGTGGGAACAAAAAAAGATTGGGCTTGGGGCTTGGGATTACCGTTCCTTTCAGATGTACAACGTTTTATTTTTAAAGAAGAGCGAATTCTATTTGGAATTTCTGGACTTCCTGGATGTGGTAAAACTAGTTTTGGTAGATGGCTAGAGGCCTCAGCTTCAGAATTGAAATGGCCTTTAAAGGTGATATCTATGGATGATTTCTATCTAGACTCTGAAGGATTAGATAAAGCAATGGCAGGCAATCCTTGGAATGTGCCAAGAGCCTTGCCGGGAAGTCATTCAATTGATCTATTAGAGGAGACAATAGAAAACTGGAAAAGTATTGGACACTTAAAAGCACCTAAATTTGATAAAGCCTTACGAAATGGTCTTGGAGATCGATGCGGATGGAGTTATTCAGCACCACAAGTATTGGTCATTGAAGGTTGGTTCTTGGGCTGCGGCTTGTCTGATCTTAAAAGTAATTCACTAGAGGATAACTCCATTGAAACGACTTCTCTCTCGTCCCAGGAACTTGATTACCAATATATTGTGCAAAGTGCCCTTAAAGACTATCAATCAATTTGGAGCAACTTTCAGCGCATTTGGCACATAAAAGCAATTGATTTTACTTCGACTAGGATGTGGAAGTCGCAACAAGAAATTGATCTTCAAAAAGAACGAGGAGCTTCTATAAGTGGAAAGTCCTTAGATCTTTTTATAAGAATGATTGAGACAGCGATTCCTCAAAAGGATCTTCAATCAATCAAATCAGATGTTACTGCAGAATTAAATTCTTCTCGTAGTATCAGATGGGTAGGACAAAGTAAAGATCTCTCAACGAGGGGCAAATAG
- the glpK gene encoding glycerol kinase GlpK produces the protein MADQPLLLALDQGTSSSRAAVFNAKGVLIASASAPLKIEYPANGWVQQDPIEIWQSQLKAMKALEDLLKNKQDISIISCGITNQRETTILWKRSDGSPCGPALVWQDGRTSEICSKWKSENLENEWINRTGLLLDPYFSASKIFWLLNNEPSAKEALAKDDLCFGTVESWLLWQLTKGKNHYSDMSNASRTLLMDLEKLEWLQPFTEVVGLKENALPHLVPCRGDFGKIQNGLPFEGVKIQALLGDQQAATLGQLCLNLGEAKCTYGTGAFLVVNTGQNVRRSSHGLLSTLGWTDDKGVPTYCLEGSLFNAGTVVQWLRDGLGIIETADQVNVLAEEVNDAGGVMLVPAFTGLGTPYWDPDARGVIVGITRDTTRSHIARAALEGIALSVAALVQLAENSLQENLEELAVDGGAAASNLLLQAQADSTGLLVRRPKSLESTAKGVALLAGVQSGLITNLDELAKSRKQGAEIFLPKLDRNARRKWKSDWENAVSRSRHWHE, from the coding sequence ATGGCTGATCAACCCCTCCTCCTAGCACTCGACCAAGGGACAAGTAGTTCCAGAGCTGCCGTATTCAATGCGAAAGGCGTTTTAATTGCCAGTGCGAGTGCACCACTCAAAATCGAATACCCCGCCAATGGCTGGGTTCAGCAAGATCCAATTGAAATATGGCAAAGCCAGCTAAAAGCAATGAAAGCTTTAGAAGATCTACTTAAAAACAAACAAGACATCTCAATTATTAGCTGTGGAATTACTAATCAACGAGAAACTACAATCCTTTGGAAAAGAAGCGATGGATCCCCTTGTGGTCCTGCTCTAGTTTGGCAAGATGGCAGAACCTCAGAAATATGTTCAAAGTGGAAATCGGAAAACCTAGAAAATGAATGGATAAATCGCACTGGCCTACTACTAGATCCATACTTCAGTGCTAGCAAAATTTTCTGGCTTCTTAACAATGAGCCCTCGGCCAAAGAGGCACTCGCAAAGGATGATCTCTGCTTTGGGACAGTAGAAAGCTGGTTGCTCTGGCAACTAACAAAAGGAAAGAATCACTATTCAGACATGAGTAACGCAAGTCGGACTTTACTCATGGATTTGGAAAAACTTGAATGGCTACAACCCTTTACAGAGGTTGTTGGACTCAAAGAAAATGCCCTACCACACTTAGTCCCTTGCCGAGGAGACTTTGGCAAAATCCAAAATGGGCTTCCCTTCGAAGGGGTAAAAATTCAAGCACTATTAGGAGACCAACAAGCTGCCACTCTTGGGCAACTATGCCTCAACTTAGGAGAAGCAAAATGTACTTATGGAACTGGTGCATTTTTAGTCGTCAATACTGGCCAAAATGTTCGGCGCTCTTCTCATGGTCTCTTAAGCACTCTTGGCTGGACAGATGACAAAGGTGTACCTACATACTGCTTAGAAGGAAGCCTTTTTAATGCAGGCACAGTTGTTCAATGGCTGCGAGATGGGTTAGGAATAATTGAGACAGCAGATCAGGTGAACGTGCTAGCCGAAGAAGTTAATGATGCTGGAGGGGTAATGTTGGTTCCAGCATTCACTGGTTTGGGAACTCCTTATTGGGACCCCGATGCAAGAGGGGTAATAGTAGGAATTACAAGAGATACAACTCGAAGCCATATAGCGAGGGCAGCACTAGAAGGCATTGCACTCTCTGTAGCCGCCCTTGTCCAACTTGCTGAGAACTCGCTCCAAGAAAACCTAGAAGAGTTAGCTGTCGATGGAGGAGCGGCAGCATCCAATCTTTTGCTGCAAGCCCAGGCGGATAGCACAGGTCTACTAGTGCGAAGGCCTAAAAGCCTTGAAAGTACTGCAAAAGGAGTTGCCTTATTAGCTGGGGTTCAATCAGGGCTAATAACCAATTTAGACGAACTTGCCAAAAGCCGAAAGCAAGGGGCAGAGATATTCCTACCAAAATTAGACAGAAATGCCCGTAGAAAGTGGAAATCAGATTGGGAAAATGCCGTAAGCAGAAGTCGTCATTGGCATGAATAA
- a CDS encoding glycoside hydrolase family 13 protein codes for MRKKDLLDSPPLWVAKAVVYQIFPDRFRRSGRVEAQDNVVLQPWGSDPTQHGFQGGDLYGVIQGLDHLQDLGVTCIYLNPVFCSAANHRYHTYDYFNVDPLLGGNEALFALIEALHLRGMRIILDGVFNHCGRGFWAFHHLLENGEKSPYREWFLVHKWPLTPYPRQSEECGYSCWWNDPALPKFNHHNAYVCDYLTSVACYWIEKGIDGWRLDVADEVPMSFWRNFREKVKSINNEAWIVGEIWGDARPWLDGKQFDGVMNYRIGWSSLSWASPKPLRKIYKNPDYPLKNIDSLSFIRVIKTTVDWYQEEVNCGQLNLLDSHDVPRALDTLCGDINALKLALFLLFLQQGAPCIYYGTEIGLCGGIEPSCREAFLWEHNWAVDLCAYIRSLVDLRKDCSFFLYNSFRWEAIGSQGLKGQCPNNLFHEFVREEFLVWLNRSSESWLGIEEVCSDPFFLLGEYEHSSFRLGPQSAILFRKKK; via the coding sequence ATGCGGAAGAAAGACTTATTAGATTCGCCTCCTTTGTGGGTTGCAAAGGCTGTCGTCTATCAGATTTTTCCTGATCGATTCAGACGAAGTGGGCGTGTAGAGGCCCAGGACAATGTGGTTCTGCAACCTTGGGGTAGTGACCCTACTCAGCATGGGTTTCAAGGAGGTGATTTATATGGTGTTATTCAGGGCTTAGATCATTTACAAGATCTGGGAGTTACTTGTATCTACTTAAATCCTGTCTTTTGTTCCGCAGCTAACCATCGATATCATACCTATGATTATTTTAATGTAGATCCTCTGTTAGGTGGTAATGAAGCATTATTTGCATTGATAGAGGCACTTCATTTGAGAGGGATGCGGATAATCCTGGATGGCGTTTTTAATCACTGTGGAAGAGGATTCTGGGCATTCCATCATTTATTAGAAAATGGTGAGAAATCTCCTTATCGAGAATGGTTCCTTGTTCATAAATGGCCTCTGACTCCATATCCTAGGCAGTCAGAAGAATGTGGATATAGCTGTTGGTGGAATGATCCAGCCTTGCCTAAGTTTAATCATCATAATGCTTATGTATGTGATTACCTAACCTCTGTAGCTTGTTATTGGATTGAGAAGGGTATTGATGGTTGGCGTTTGGACGTAGCTGATGAAGTTCCAATGAGTTTCTGGAGGAATTTTAGGGAGAAAGTTAAGTCAATTAATAATGAGGCTTGGATTGTAGGAGAGATTTGGGGCGATGCTCGACCATGGTTAGACGGAAAACAGTTTGATGGAGTCATGAATTATCGAATTGGTTGGTCAAGCCTTTCCTGGGCTTCTCCTAAACCTCTTAGAAAAATATATAAGAATCCTGATTACCCTCTTAAAAATATTGATAGCTTGTCTTTTATTAGAGTAATAAAGACAACGGTTGACTGGTACCAAGAAGAAGTAAATTGTGGACAGTTGAACTTGCTAGATAGCCATGATGTGCCTAGAGCTCTTGATACTCTTTGTGGCGATATTAATGCCTTAAAGCTTGCGTTGTTTTTGTTGTTTTTACAACAAGGTGCTCCTTGCATTTATTATGGCACTGAAATCGGACTATGTGGTGGCATTGAACCAAGTTGTCGTGAAGCTTTCTTGTGGGAGCATAACTGGGCTGTTGATTTATGTGCTTATATTCGTTCCTTAGTTGACTTGAGAAAGGATTGTTCTTTCTTTTTATATAACTCGTTTAGATGGGAAGCTATTGGGAGTCAAGGTTTAAAAGGTCAATGTCCAAATAATTTGTTTCATGAGTTCGTTAGAGAGGAGTTCTTGGTTTGGTTAAATAGAAGTTCTGAAAGTTGGCTTGGAATAGAAGAAGTCTGCTCTGACCCGTTTTTTCTCCTTGGGGAGTATGAGCATTCTTCGTTTAGGCTTGGACCACAATCTGCAATTTTATTTCGAAAAAAGAAATAA
- a CDS encoding alpha-amylase family protein, which translates to MTNSKPWWEGAVIYQLIPRSFSDGNGDGIGDLHGLTNRLSYLRWLGVEAIWLTPIYPSPLKDGGYDITDFENIHPELGDLSSFHRFLTAAHDKGLKVILDLVLNHTSELHPWFQRARWAPKGSSERDVYVWSDDPERYAQAPVLFRNFESSNWEWDEVAGQYYLHRFLRHQPDLNYENPWVREQMLAVVDFWLAKGVDGFRLDAVPFLFEEENSRCEGLPATHCFLKEVRKRVELVDRDVLLLAEAIQPVKEAAPYLAKDELHGAFNFVLTAQLFAAIASGTTKDLESSLKEAQIAIPGCRWALPLRNHDELWLGDGHLVSEQVIKTIKAGLHQGHGHWLNWGINRRLAPLLNGDPRANRVLNALLYSLPGLPCIYYGDELGMGDWPGLRDRDANRTPMAWTPARNGGFSSAPDPLLVLPAVTAPGYDYRVINVEVQKQLPGSLLNWHRRMLTCRRLLPALRKGDFEVLESTHPSVIVFLRKSETMTVLVAANLSAAGASLRLDLRRWEGERTREVLWGCEYPLANSNWFVYLPAYGFSWWLIGEVEGFISSVKQENI; encoded by the coding sequence ATGACTAACAGCAAACCATGGTGGGAAGGCGCTGTGATCTACCAATTGATCCCTCGCAGCTTTTCTGATGGGAATGGAGATGGTATTGGAGATTTGCATGGTTTAACTAATCGATTGAGTTACCTGCGCTGGCTTGGTGTGGAGGCAATTTGGCTTACGCCTATTTACCCTTCTCCTTTGAAAGATGGTGGTTATGACATAACTGATTTTGAAAATATCCATCCAGAACTAGGAGACCTGTCCTCATTCCATCGCTTTCTTACTGCAGCTCATGATAAGGGCCTCAAAGTAATCCTTGATTTAGTACTAAATCACACTAGTGAGCTTCACCCGTGGTTTCAAAGAGCTCGATGGGCACCTAAGGGCAGTTCTGAAAGGGATGTGTATGTCTGGAGCGATGACCCTGAACGTTATGCCCAAGCACCCGTCCTTTTTAGGAATTTTGAATCTTCAAATTGGGAATGGGACGAAGTCGCTGGTCAGTATTACTTGCATAGGTTCCTTCGACATCAACCAGACCTTAACTATGAGAATCCATGGGTTCGCGAGCAAATGCTTGCTGTAGTGGATTTTTGGTTAGCAAAAGGTGTTGACGGTTTTCGATTAGATGCGGTGCCGTTTTTATTTGAGGAGGAGAATTCTCGATGTGAAGGATTACCCGCCACCCATTGCTTCTTGAAGGAGGTTAGAAAGAGGGTTGAATTAGTTGATAGGGATGTTCTGCTTTTAGCAGAAGCAATTCAGCCCGTAAAAGAAGCCGCGCCATATTTAGCTAAAGATGAGCTTCATGGAGCTTTTAATTTTGTTTTGACGGCTCAATTGTTCGCTGCTATCGCGAGCGGTACCACTAAAGATTTGGAAAGCTCTCTAAAAGAAGCACAGATTGCTATTCCAGGCTGTAGATGGGCTTTGCCGCTTAGGAATCACGATGAGCTTTGGTTAGGTGATGGGCATTTAGTTTCAGAACAAGTCATAAAAACCATTAAAGCTGGATTACATCAGGGTCATGGTCACTGGTTGAATTGGGGTATTAACAGGCGTCTTGCACCATTGCTTAATGGGGACCCAAGGGCTAATCGAGTTTTGAATGCTCTTTTGTACAGCCTGCCAGGTCTGCCATGTATCTATTACGGCGATGAATTAGGCATGGGTGATTGGCCAGGACTGAGAGACAGAGACGCAAATCGCACCCCAATGGCTTGGACTCCTGCTCGCAATGGAGGATTTTCTTCAGCGCCAGATCCATTATTGGTTTTACCAGCAGTAACTGCTCCTGGATATGACTATCGAGTAATCAATGTAGAAGTTCAGAAGCAGCTCCCTGGCTCATTGCTTAATTGGCATAGACGAATGCTCACATGTAGACGACTCTTGCCAGCTTTAAGAAAAGGTGATTTTGAGGTTTTGGAATCAACTCATCCCAGCGTGATTGTCTTTCTACGTAAAAGTGAAACTATGACAGTTCTTGTTGCTGCAAATCTTTCAGCTGCTGGTGCATCACTTCGGTTGGATTTAAGGCGTTGGGAAGGCGAGAGAACTCGTGAGGTCCTTTGGGGATGTGAATACCCTTTAGCGAATAGTAATTGGTTTGTATATTTGCCTGCCTATGGATTTAGTTGGTGGTTAATTGGTGAGGTTGAAGGCTTTATCTCTAGTGTAAAGCAAGAAAATATTTGA
- a CDS encoding glycerol-3-phosphate dehydrogenase/oxidase, which produces MNNNTVDLLVIGGGATGASIAYEATKRGLKVALLEAGDFGGATSSRSTKLLHGGVRYLELAFKTLDLAQLNLVREALFERAYWLKNVPFLAHRLELVLPSNNYFTQAYFGLGLKLYDLLAGENNLGESRFLSSAQIQKVLPLLSKEYNGGIAYSDGQFNDARLNILLALTAQKNGATLRSYCKVVELERDSRGKLCGAISEDRCNRIEKWKAKAIVNATGIKADQIRQMAHPELSPRILTSRGIHIVLEDNLCPEGSGLLIPSTDDGRVLFVLPFFGRTLVGTTDTTCEIEDAFSTTKEEEQYLISHINRWFPTLKDPAIKSSWAGGRPLIRSNTKAINSSRVVREHEIETLECGLVSALGGKWTTCRPIALDTLKAVEPIFNMSTNAGKELPIIGTGRNPSLTLKHLEIQKNELRKELPDSSLKDKQIEHLQSNYGLNALNIIKNAKVKKREPLSDKIPICEAEIGYSIEHECAYKPTDILARRCRLAMIDTEEAKRLLPIANKYLRESGLEEGELDLHN; this is translated from the coding sequence ATGAATAACAACACTGTTGATCTACTTGTCATTGGAGGTGGTGCTACTGGGGCCAGCATTGCTTATGAGGCAACAAAAAGGGGATTAAAAGTTGCATTACTAGAGGCTGGAGATTTTGGTGGAGCTACTAGCAGCCGAAGCACTAAACTCCTACATGGTGGAGTTAGGTACCTTGAATTAGCTTTTAAGACACTTGATCTGGCTCAACTTAACTTAGTTAGGGAAGCCTTATTTGAAAGAGCTTATTGGCTAAAAAACGTACCATTCTTAGCGCATAGGCTGGAACTTGTCCTACCTTCAAACAACTATTTTACTCAAGCCTATTTTGGCTTGGGTTTAAAACTATATGATCTTTTAGCCGGAGAGAATAATCTTGGCGAAAGTCGATTTCTTTCATCTGCACAAATACAGAAAGTATTACCACTATTATCTAAGGAATATAATGGAGGCATAGCCTACAGTGATGGTCAATTTAATGATGCTCGTTTAAATATTCTGCTAGCCCTTACAGCACAAAAGAATGGCGCTACGCTTAGAAGTTACTGCAAAGTTGTTGAACTAGAAAGAGATTCAAGAGGCAAACTTTGCGGAGCGATTAGTGAAGACCGCTGCAACAGGATAGAAAAGTGGAAAGCAAAAGCGATAGTAAATGCAACAGGAATAAAAGCCGATCAAATCCGTCAAATGGCTCATCCAGAACTTAGTCCTCGTATATTAACCAGTCGAGGCATTCATATAGTGCTAGAAGATAATCTTTGTCCCGAAGGTTCAGGACTTCTCATTCCTTCAACAGACGATGGTAGAGTTCTATTTGTATTACCATTTTTTGGCAGAACTTTAGTTGGGACTACAGATACAACCTGTGAAATTGAAGATGCATTTTCAACCACAAAAGAAGAAGAGCAATATCTAATAAGCCATATCAATCGTTGGTTCCCTACACTTAAGGATCCAGCAATCAAAAGTTCCTGGGCAGGAGGCAGGCCATTAATAAGATCAAATACCAAGGCTATTAATAGCAGTAGAGTAGTTAGAGAACATGAAATAGAAACTCTGGAATGTGGCTTAGTAAGCGCATTAGGGGGCAAATGGACTACATGTCGACCAATAGCATTAGACACGCTAAAAGCAGTAGAACCTATATTCAACATGTCTACTAATGCTGGGAAAGAATTACCTATAATTGGAACAGGCAGGAATCCCTCATTAACTCTTAAACATCTTGAAATACAAAAAAATGAGCTCCGCAAAGAACTCCCCGACAGCTCACTAAAAGACAAACAGATTGAACATCTTCAGAGCAACTATGGGCTTAATGCATTAAACATAATTAAAAATGCAAAAGTCAAAAAAAGAGAACCCCTAAGTGATAAAATTCCAATTTGCGAAGCCGAAATTGGATACTCAATAGAGCATGAGTGTGCATACAAGCCAACAGACATTCTTGCACGAAGATGCAGGCTAGCAATGATAGACACCGAAGAGGCAAAAAGGCTTCTCCCTATAGCAAATAAATATCTAAGAGAGTCAGGGCTTGAAGAAGGTGAGCTTGATCTGCATAACTAA